A window of Eucalyptus grandis isolate ANBG69807.140 chromosome 4, ASM1654582v1, whole genome shotgun sequence genomic DNA:
TTCTGGGCTACACACTCCCTCAAGGCCATCAGTGTAATAGTTTCACCTTACCTCCCCCTCCAGCAGACAAGAAAAGAACTGGACCTCGGCGTAAGTGTTGATCTTTACATTTTGCTTTTTTAACAATGAATGAATATTGGTCgaattgcaaattatggatctGATTATAGGAGATCAACTTGCATGCCTTGGAACAAGGCAGATGTGTAGATGCTAGGATGTGAATGCAAATTTTTGGCACAATCTGTTGTAATGTTACTCTCCTTTGTTTGTCTGGATTTCAGCTTGTCCTGTCTGTTATCTTCCCGTTGAAGAAGCCATTGACTTAATGCCGAAAGATCCCTCACCATCTCCAGTGGTTAAGGATTTGACGTATGTATATGAGGAAAATTTAAGTAGAGATGGAGAATTTGGAGGATCAGAATTTGGTGGTTATCCCACTTTGAGGCAGAGGAATGATTCATACGATATAAGGGAGTCTATGACCGTGCATTGCGGGTATGTACGTTTGCATTACTGTCGGACTTGTGCATGTATTTATGAAATCCTCCTTTTCCAAGTGTCCTTTTGTTCACTCTTGATCTAATCTTGCAATAGAttagaaatattaatttaatttctctGGTATTGCTTGTCCATTGTACATTTCGGTTGTCCGTCAGGTTTGTTAAAGGAAGTAAACCTGGTAGACAGACTGGATTTGATATGGATGAATCTGATCTTCTTGAGATGGAGCAGTGTCGTGGTGTGGTTGTTGCATCAGCAATATTCGGTATTGTTCCCTCTCTAGCTTTGCACTGAGCCTTACCCTCATCACTAAGGAACTTCCTATTTACAAACAAATTTTCATCAGGAAACTTCGATGAGATACAACAGCCAACAAACATTAGTGAATATGCCAGGAAGAATGTATGCTTCTATATGTTTGTTGATGAAGAAACAGAGGGATTTTTGAAGAATGCTAGCGCTATTGATGAGAACAAGAGGAGTGGTTTGTGGAGAATTGTTGTTGTCCACAATCTTCCTTATCCAGATCCACGACGCACCGGCAAGGTAACATTTGATTAAGTAACAACAGTTTGTGGGGTTGAAATGGACTTTTGATTCCTGGGAGCTAGCcatttgatgatatattgcTTTCCCTGTGGATGGGAGGGATTGATTGGTGAGGTGAGTGTATTGGGTAGAGATTATGTTGGTCTGCAAAGTGAGTTGTTTCATGATAGGCAGTGTAGATTTAATAGTGATAGCATGATTACTGGTACAGCAGTAGTGCAAACTAATGGCCTTATTTTTCTGGGTAGATCATGCTGGTATCAAAATGCTTAGAGTTTTTCAAGAGAGAATATTTTGTCTATTGTTACAAGCTTGAAGTGGTCTGACTGGCCATTGTCAATGCTTGCAATTTACGCCCAACCAACTTCTGTGTTTGAATTTCAAAACTCTCCTTCTTTAGTGGTCTGTCTCTCAGATATACCTATTGCTAGTAGAGAGCAAGATATGAACTGACACATTACCTGTAGGCATATTAATCTTCACCTTTTCGTTTTGTCTATACCAATCAATGGGAGATATTTACTTTTGCTGCCATTGTCATTCTTACTAATAGTTAGTATATTGTAAGAAATGGAACACAGGCTTTGGTTCTTACGTTTGCGAATTTCATTCATTATGTATGGATCTTTGTTTTGGGAAAGCTGTATGCTGGTTTTCACCTTCTGCTATTCTGATTGCAGATCCCAAAGCTTCTTGTGCACAGGATGTTCCCAAATGCTCGCTATTCTCTTTGGATCGATGGAAAACTTGAACTTGTGGTGGATCCTTATCAAATACTTGAAAGGCAAGAACAATTTTCTTAGTTTCATTTCATATGGGGAATCCATGAGTTTAAGCATAGCAGGCAGTTTCATCGctctatttatattttttctgtGGGTAGAGGATTAGATAATGTCCAGAACATGAGATAGAATAGTCTCTGCACAAAAAGATGTTGTCTTGTGTGTTTTACACTAGCAAGTTCTGAATGGGAGACTTCAACACTAAATGGAATTCAGCTTGTTGGATGATATGAACATAGtgtgtcattaaaaaaataattacaaaaccACTTGCTTATTTACTGACTCCCTTCTTTTTACTGAAGATAGAATGCACTCTTAGTCAATTGTTAATCTAAAAGTATCAGATTCTGCTGACAAATCTGCCCTTATCACCTTTAcaacattcttttcttttgtaaattttagtaCAAGTGTTCTCAAGGTGATTCATTCTTTCTACTTACAATATTCATAGAGCCAATACCCCTGCTCTCTTAATCAGCTTTGCTCACCTCTCCCATCCTTTTTTCATCGTAATGATGAGAAAATTGATCTTAATTGCTGTGATGGAGTGTTGCCCTCAGTTACTCTGTTGGAATTTGATGACATTGAGAAAGTTGATGGGTTTCTCATGGGATGTTTTTTTGGATCACAAGTCAGATTGGAGTTGAGGCTAACGATCATGTGGAAGAAAGGAACCCACAAATGGCAACGAAGGAATTCTATGCACAGtggttttgatgatttgtgtgATGAATAATCTGAGTAAATGCATAATATAGTGATAAATGGATATAAGGGCAACAAAAATGATGATTTGATAATTTCATTAAACAGTCGAACTATGTTCagtgcttttaaaaaaaaaaaaaaaactattatcaAAGAAACTTCTATTTGCATTTCAGTACTCTAGAAAGGTCAGCACTAAAAATTGAGTGTTAAAGTTTTTGCtacttgattttcaattttttaagcTGAATGCCTGGTAGATTCTTCAATCATCATGTTTACGTCACTACTAGCGCTTCCTTGTTCTGTATATGCTCTTGATAAATGCTTTGCTTGTGGATTTGCTACTCTGGTAGAGTTCGATGCAATAAATGCTTTGCTTGTGGAATCTAGTCATACTTAGTTTCTGtgaataatttcataaaaaactATAGATCTTTCATTCCTGGCTTAGAATGTAATTTATACATAAAAGATACTATCAGTCTTTCCTTTCTGCTTAACTTAATTTTGTGATCAGCTGCATTCAGCAGTGTCATATTGTTGCCAATTCAACTGCATGATTCTGTCCGGATTTTATTTGTAATATGTTGGTAGAACCATCTTTGGTTAATGTGTCAGTTATTATTTTGCTAGACTGAGTTTTACAGCGTCATCGAATCACTGTATTGAGGTGGTGGTTGTTTCATGTActcaatctttttctttgagaatTCTTGCAAGAATAGTGTTATGAGATTGCTAGTAGTAGCTAAACTGAGTGAGTTctagtttgattgattttcaaaaGCCATTAAGAAGTATAAACAGCAAAAGAACTCATGCAGAACTGTTAATAGATAACTCCTAGTGACTCCTAGACTTCTATCTGAACAATATCTCAACTTCCTTTTCTTCACAATGCAGGTTCTTGTGGAGGAAAAATGCCACTTTGGCTATATCAAGACATTACAGACGCTTTGATGTCTTTACAGAAGCAGAAGCAAATAAAGCAGCAGGGAAGTATAACAATGCTTCTATAGATTTTCAGGTTGAGTTCTACAAAAAGGAAGGCCTGACCCCGTATTCTGATGCCAAGCTTCCTATTACAAGTGGTGAGGcgttattttctcattttctgttTGTATATTCATCTTCTCTATTTTTGTCTTCTCGCCTGATTGTGGTTTTCCTATGCTGTGCTCTGTCTTACTGCTTGGCACAGATGTTCCTGAAGGATGTGTGATCATAAGGGAGCACGTCCCCATCTCAAACCTTTTTACGTGCCTTTGGTTCAATGAGGTGGACCGTTTTACCTCTAGGGACCAAATAAGCTTTTCAACTGTTCGAGACAAGATTGCATCCAAGACGAATTGGACTATAAATATGTTCTTGGATTGTgaaaggagaaattttgtgGTCCAGGTAAATTATTCTTGCACTACTTAATTGCTTTACTTGTCTGTCTTCTTGCTTCTGGAACGGAACTCCTGGAGGTAGGAGTTGTGTATTAGAAGCTTAATAATACCTGATGATATCAGAATTCCCAAGGTATATTTATACTTGGTTTATATGGACAAGCAGCTGTCTTTTTGCGGGTATTTTCGAGTCTAAATAATGCTTTCAGGGCAGATGGTTTTTCAATCTTCACGCGATGCCTTAACATATTGTTGAGAACCTAGTTTGTGGGGGCCTGTTTTTTCTGCTGCTTTCCCTCTAGTGAACTGTGTTGAGcatgaaattgattttctttttgcatctgTTTGCTTGGACCATAATGTTTCGCAAAATTGTCTCTCTTTTCCTCagtttaattgatttaattttctattttcgcTTTTTCGGTACATGCAGAAATACCACAGGGATGTGTTAGACCACATGGCTCCTCCTGTTCCTGTCCAAATTTATCCTCCCCCACCTCCACCTGTTTTGGTCCCAGAGAGTGTAATTAAGCAGGCTCCTGAAGTTCGCAGTCAAGGTGTAGTAGCAACACCAGTTAAGAAAGCCCCGGTGAGGCGAAAAGAGAGGAGGAGTTCGCGGCGGCATCGGAAAGTTGTAGCTGGAAATAGGGACCCCGATTCGAGATAAatctgttttgtttttctttgcctTCTCTTTGGAAAGTTATTATCATTCTTTGTCCTCCCTTACGAGAGTTTTCGCCCGCGGGTCAAGAAGAGTGTTGTATTTCCTTACGCGCAAGGAGGAACTTACATTCAATTTTTAGCGTTTTTGCCCCctgaaattggaaatttgtcGATTCGTCGTTCAATTTATTTGtgtaaatatatttattacttCCAATAATTGGAAAATATCAGATGCTTTCAAATCCCTCATCCGGAGTATGGCCCTTACTTTATTTTATAGTTTGCAGATTACGTCGCTTCAATGAGTTGTGTGGGACTATTTGAACACCGGACTATATCTTCACCGATTATGACAATTCGTCTGACCCTGGAAGCTCTATTTTGTTCAGTTGGCAGATTATAAAATCCCTCTCCCTTCCTCGTGAGCAATTTACATGATAAGTTTATTTAGAGAGTATCATTCTCTCCTTTGTATGCCTTACTAATCATCAGTTCtacaaaggaaaattttgatgTAGATTACAAAGAGAAACAAGTTCTTTGATTAGGGTATCAGTGCTAAAAAAAACCTTATGGTGGAAACTATCATATTACTTTGCATATTTAGCCAAAACATCACTCTTGTGGTTGATTAGGGTGCATTTGCGTTATGTTATGaataaaatacaaatttccCGTTTCAGATAtattcattttcagatttttcttttgaattatttacTTTTGTAGTAGATACACAAGcggtctttctttttcttggtagCATTCTTGAAATATCTAAAGATATCCCTAATACTAAAAAGTTCGGTGGAATTTAAGGTTCTTGGGATCTTCTCTTTATTTACTCTGCTTGAAATTGCAGGTGTGTGGGAACAGCTGCGAGGCTTGACGAAAGAGGAGCATGATTGTATTTCGTGCAATATTTGTCAATCAGAGCATCTCCTTTATTGACCTGTTGATGTAGGACGATGAGATGAGTACCGCAATAAATAAAGCATGACTAGACTTCGTATCCGAATTTCTAAGCTTCGCCCCTAGGGTTTCTCCAGCGTCGTATCTAAGAGAAGAATTGCATCATATGATTCCAAAGCAAGAATTgccaaattcaaataatcattaAATCTATTCAAAAGAAAGGATTGCAACCATGTATATGGACTCTCTAAAATACTACTAGATTGATTGAGTACGTTCTAGTTTGTGCACGTTCTTTTGGGTCCTACTAGATTGATTGGTACGTTCTAGTTTGTGCACATTATTTTGGGTCCTACTGATCTTACTCGACCGGACTTAACTGCATACCATAAAAGTAAATGAAACCTTTTGGACATTGGCCCTTAGGAGGATCCACAGATGTTTAACTTAGTGGACTGGGAATGAAGAGGTAAGCAAAATTGAGACTAAGCAGAGAAAAATATTCCTGAATAGGATTTGTCTTACTCTTTGAGCAAATGACGTTGCATTTTATAGATTCTCATTGGTTGTTCTTTGAGGGCTGAAGTGCCTTTAAAGTGGGTGGACCAAACCGACTCACAAGTGCTGATGCGCAATGGGAATGAAGGGATgagaaattcatttttgaagTAGTGTCTTAAGGATAGAGTGTTGGATAAATGTTTGTTGGGATGAGGAAGATGGAACATGTTGTTTTCCATTAAAGTGGAAACTTGTTGTAATTGTGGAATTAAAACCAATGGAGTATTTTATGAATGCAAATGAAGTTGAGATACAAatagctcaccaccaaggcctaaagaaaCAATCTACCAGTCAAGGATAAAGAACTTAAGGCTCATCACAATATGAATGGATAAAGAACCGAATTTTGAAGGAAATTATTCACTTCAAGAGGAAATATCATGTATTGCAAATAAGATTTTCCTTACATACAAAATTACATCTCTATTTATAGTCGTACTAATACATTGTACTAAGACTCATAATAAATCCCAACAAACTCAACTTTCTTGACTACCTTCCACTCTTTCAAACTTGCAATAAAGATTCTTTGACAATTTAACCATGCATTAAAGACTTTCTGATGTAAGAAGACAAACTAAGCACACTCTACATTCTTACACTTCAGCCTAGTAATGAAGACTAGCTCCCCACTCTTTCAAACTTGCAATAGACTCTTTGACATCCTAGCCTTACATTAAAGACTCTCTAATGTAAAAAGACAAACTAGCACACTAGGGTAAGTAAtacaaagaagacaaataaaGCATATCAATCAAAAGGAACACATTCATTGCTTCTTCAATCTTACATTTAAACCACCAATCATCAGCAAATGCTATCTTGTGTGGCATGGACCCATTAGACCATGTTGAAGACGAATTTACTATGTGCTTCCATGATTGACAATTTGGCTTGACGGATTGATGAAACTTGATTTGGGATGGCTATGTAATTATTGGAAGTCTGAAATTTTGATGCTCCTGCATTAGGTGTCGAGCAAGGTTTGCCCCCTCTCCCTAAGCCTTTGAGGAGGCTAGGGTACGTGGGTGTCCAGGCCTGGCAATTGGGTCTCAAGAATGAAGAGCCTTTTGGAGGTTGCGATCTCTCTTGGGATTGACATCCTCGTGAGCTGAGCCATTGCTAAGTTATTTAAATGTGCTTGAGCTCATGATTGGAAGTGATTCTATGCGCTATAACTTCGCTCAAGGTCACATGCTAATTTCCTCCAAAGCGCCTCGAACCCCGAACCCGACCAATCCAACCCTCGAGTCaaattgaggagagagagagagagagagagagagagagagagagagatttacaAAGAATGCCAGAAAACCACAGATGGGCCGATTCCCAATCCGGCCCGGCATAGCAACTCGTGGCCCTCACTGCTCAAtgggccggtccggtccggtccgagcCCATACCGGCCCATCGATTGCGCCGGTCTTCTCCTTGTCACAACCTCGACCTCAAAGCTCCGCCGTAAGTCCAGAGACGAAGAAGTGCGGATTTGACTCGAAAGCCAGAACGAGCTTCGGCCGGAGTGAGCAAGCGACGACagggaaggaaggaggaggcggcggcggccggcggcgagaCGATGAACACGGACATCACCGCGTCGGCGAAGCCGGAGTACCCGGTGCTAGATCGGAACCCGCCCTTCACGAGGGTGGTCGGCAACTTCAGCACCCTCGACTACCTCCGCTTCGTCACCATCACCGGCGTCTCCGTCACCGTCGGCTACCTCTCCGGTTtgctctctcgctctctctctctctctttctgtggGGT
This region includes:
- the LOC104441010 gene encoding uncharacterized protein LOC104441010 isoform X1 is translated as MTGGSLGIRSGSYGSLQQQQQLLLLQNGGLPIQTTPPPPLPRKPSKMPKEKERLFHWIMKFAGRKKVGMLFLCLISAAVFGWVMYVGNGKALFSGEDAPDVDNSFVRFTNNNMTISNPVSSPINGEQISNDASLVDRDGRDGNKIMPLPPPPPTFFLGYTLPQGHQCNSFTLPPPPADKKRTGPRPCPVCYLPVEEAIDLMPKDPSPSPVVKDLTYVYEENLSRDGEFGGSEFGGYPTLRQRNDSYDIRESMTVHCGFVKGSKPGRQTGFDMDESDLLEMEQCRGVVVASAIFGNFDEIQQPTNISEYARKNVCFYMFVDEETEGFLKNASAIDENKRSGLWRIVVVHNLPYPDPRRTGKIPKLLVHRMFPNARYSLWIDGKLELVVDPYQILERFLWRKNATLAISRHYRRFDVFTEAEANKAAGKYNNASIDFQVEFYKKEGLTPYSDAKLPITSDVPEGCVIIREHVPISNLFTCLWFNEVDRFTSRDQISFSTVRDKIASKTNWTINMFLDCERRNFVVQKYHRDVLDHMAPPVPVQIYPPPPPPVLVPESVIKQAPEVRSQGVVATPVKKAPVRRKERRSSRRHRKVVAGNRDPDSR
- the LOC104441010 gene encoding uncharacterized protein LOC104441010 isoform X2 — its product is MTGGSLGIRSGSYGSLQQQQQLLLLQNGGLPIQTTPPPPLPRKPSKMPKEKERLFHWIMKFAGRKKVGMLFLCLISAAVFGWVMYVGNGKGEDAPDVDNSFVRFTNNNMTISNPVSSPINGEQISNDASLVDRDGRDGNKIMPLPPPPPTFFLGYTLPQGHQCNSFTLPPPPADKKRTGPRPCPVCYLPVEEAIDLMPKDPSPSPVVKDLTYVYEENLSRDGEFGGSEFGGYPTLRQRNDSYDIRESMTVHCGFVKGSKPGRQTGFDMDESDLLEMEQCRGVVVASAIFGNFDEIQQPTNISEYARKNVCFYMFVDEETEGFLKNASAIDENKRSGLWRIVVVHNLPYPDPRRTGKIPKLLVHRMFPNARYSLWIDGKLELVVDPYQILERFLWRKNATLAISRHYRRFDVFTEAEANKAAGKYNNASIDFQVEFYKKEGLTPYSDAKLPITSDVPEGCVIIREHVPISNLFTCLWFNEVDRFTSRDQISFSTVRDKIASKTNWTINMFLDCERRNFVVQKYHRDVLDHMAPPVPVQIYPPPPPPVLVPESVIKQAPEVRSQGVVATPVKKAPVRRKERRSSRRHRKVVAGNRDPDSR
- the LOC104441011 gene encoding NADH-ubiquinone oxidoreductase 20.9 kDa subunit, with the translated sequence MNTDITASAKPEYPVLDRNPPFTRVVGNFSTLDYLRFVTITGVSVTVGYLSGIKPGIKGPSMVTGGLIGLMGGFMYAYQNSAGRIMGFFPNEDEVARYKK